The following proteins are co-located in the Neodiprion virginianus isolate iyNeoVirg1 chromosome 6, iyNeoVirg1.1, whole genome shotgun sequence genome:
- the LOC124307542 gene encoding transcriptional regulator ovo-like isoform X2 gives MVCTEICGIVMHSHALQVLGRVADNFGNLWKKWRALLTAVPYALLSYARRCTGSNNKRSTGIITHRDRSEEDRATTPESLRSTSPVGSPPPPPPPASGRPSTPTNTLPRRFISSILGGDVPYGSRGHVLTRAERKEYSSPPIAPTEQLPTAEKITLPPAQTPPKTPRVEPPTRVSVIRRVPPQAQTPRREETNLEVPRTREPEQEQPIDYAVPKRKGEVEEERGRDGAKASWIGNSIARPLLAMRLSNTSQVVQVVHVAAGHGRNSSGTGSGGSSGQNSGSSGGGSSGGSVSFSGGGGGGGGGGGSSLGGGGGVGGGVGGGAGGGGMNPGGNGGRGNYGPSSPPTGSLPPFYESLKGGNNLANFANQYNGSAGNTQGNNYLTPSPAVGMECDTGQQDLGGQNQYGAQEGKQYSLLQNVCASYGLTLKEEEDFSAYKIQPGDLLSGQYGPYDVNETGMVVDIVTGAVVDPLHFTATLSNFPSPSDHTALLESLGDAADLFLPRLPANEGGNDLLDDSLHSPPSSGSTIGQDGQISTPVEPSVDPFPEHSIALARGFDASRNYTTTQHFNGTSKIPSTLNYPPGESSYQPLPKERPELALHINQQQSNEPQLQQLQIQVQLQQQGASSSPHQHHHQSLLSPGLSFTGSGLDLDSASSAGGSLPSPGAASCSLDTASASVSSPSTMMDHGQVPSPASVTASVSATSAISNSKHTSPVGDPPLPQRVNVLQQRLGLPGDVQLEFVNGGHGIKNPLAVEGQRQAAATREEEKTARPAPGKDDDPNRFTCRVCSKNFSLQRLLNRHMKCHSDVKRYLCTFCGKGFNDTFDLKRHTRTHTGVRPYKCNLCEKSFTQRCSLESHCLKVHGVQHQYAYKERRTKVYVCEECGHTTQEPEVHYLHLKDKHPYSPALLKFYDKRHFKFTNSNFANMLLQVRT, from the exons ATCGCGACAGGTCGGAGGAGGACCGAGCAACTACTCCAGAATCGCTGCGCAGCACGAGTCCGGTTGGGTCTCCTCCTCCACCGCCGCCGCCTGCGTCGGGAAGACCGTCGACGCCGACGAACACCCTTCCGCGACGGTTCATCTCCAGCATACTCGGCGGCGATGTGCCATACGGAAGCCGGGGCCACGTGCTCACACGAGCCGAACGCAAGGAGTACAGCAGCCCTCCGATTGCTCCCACCGAGCAGCTACCAACTGCCGAAAAAATCACACTTCCACCGGCTCAGACACCCCCGAAAACACCGCGCGTCGAGCCGCCGACTAGAGTCTCTGTGATTCGGAGGGTCCCGCCCCAGGCGCAAACACCGCGACGTGAAGAGACAAATCTCGAGGTGCCGAGGACACGGGAACCGGAACAAGAACAGCCGATAGACTACGCGGTGCCGAAGAGGAAGGGCGAGGTCGAGGAAGAGCGCGGCAGAGACGGAGCGAAAGCCAGCTGGATCGGGAACTCGATCGCACGGCCGCTTTTGGCGATGCGTTTGTCGAACACCAGTCAGGTCGTGCAGGTTGTTCACGTGGCCGCCGGTCACGGGAGGAATTCTTCCGGTACCGGAAGCGGCGGCTCGAGTGGCCAAAACTCCGGCTCCTCCGGGGGCGGATCATCGGGTGGCAGCGTAAGCTTCTCGGGCGGCGGTGGCGGGGGCGGCGGAGGCGGCGGATCCTCCTTGGGGGGTGGTGGTGGCGTTGGCGGAGGAGTCGGCGGCGGAGCCGGGGGCGGCGGAATGAATCCAGGAGGAAACGGGGGTCGCGGTAATTACGGACCCAGCTCACCGCCGACCGGATCCTTGCCGCCGTTTTACGAATCCCTCAAGGGCGGCAACAACCTCGCCAATTTTGCCAACCAGTACAATGGCAGTGCCGGAAATACACAAG GAAACAACTACCTCACACCATCGCCAGCGGTGGGAATGGAGTGCGACACCGGTCAGCAGGACCTCGGTGGACAAAACCAGTACGGTGCGCAAGAGGGAAAACAGTACTCGTTGCTCCAGAACGTCTGCGCCTCGTACGGACTGACCTTGAAAGAGGAGGAGGACTTCTCGGCGTACAAGATTCAGCCCGGTGACCTTTTGTCCGGGCAGTACGGCCCCTACGACGTTAACGAGACGGGGATGGTAGTGGACATAGTGACCGGAGCGGTGGTGGATCCCCTACATTTCACGGCGACCCTGAGCAACTTCCCTTCGCCGTCGGATCACACGGCCCTCCTCGAGAGCCTGGGCGATGCGGCTGACCTATTTTTGCCGAGGTTGCCAGCCAACGAGGGCGGCAACGACCTTCTGGACGACTCGCTTCACTCGCCACCCTCCTCCGGGAGCACGATAGGTCAGGACGGGCAGATATCGACCCCAGTCGAGCCCAGCGTTGATCCATTCCCGGAGCACAGTATCGCCCTCGCCAGAGGATTCGACGCCTCCAG GAACTACACCACGACTCAGCACTTCAACGGCACCTCGAAGATACCATCCACCCTCAACTATCCTCCCGGCGAATCCAGCTATCAACCTCTTCCCAAAGAACGCCCAGAACTGGCTCTCCACATAAACCAGCAACAGTCGAACGAGCCCCAACTTCAGCAGCTACAGATTCAGGTCCAACTTCAACAGCAGGGTGCCTCGTCCTCGCCCCATCAACACCATCATCAGAGTCTTCTCAGTCCTGGTCTCAGTTTCACCGGAAGTG GTCTTGACCTCGACTCGGCCAGTAGTGCCGGTGGCAGTCTGCCCAGCCCCGGAGCCGCTAGCTGCTCCCTCGACACCGCCTCGGCCAGCGTGTCATCGCCCAGCACCATGATGGACCATGGCCAGGTACCCAGCCCGGCCAGTGTCACCGCCAGCGTGAGTGCAACTTCCGCAATCTCCAATTCCAAACATACCTCCCCGGTCGGAGATCCCCCGCTACCACAGCGCGTCAACGTCCTTCAGCAGCGG TTGGGACTTCCGGGCGATGTACAGCTTGAATTTGTAAACGGTGGACACGGTATTAAAAATCCATTAGCGGTCGAAGGTCAGCGGCAAGCGGCGGCGACtcgtgaagaagaaaaaaccgCGCGCCCAGCACCTGGCAAA GACGACGATCCAAACAGATTCACCTGCCGCGTATGCAGCAAAAACTTCAGTCTTCAGAGACTCCTTAACCGCCACATGAAATGTCACAGCGATGTGAAACGCTACCTCTGCACATTTTGCGGAAAGGGATTCAACGACACCTTCGACCTTAAAAGGCACACCAGAACGCACACGGGCGTCCGACCTTACAAGTGCAATCTTTGCGAGAAGAGCTTTACCCAGCGTTGTTCTCTAGAGAGTCACTGTCTCAAGGTCCACGGTGTTCAGCATCAGTACGCCTACAAAGAACGCCGCACTAAG GTGTACGTCTGCGAGGAATGCGGCCACACGACGCAAGAACCGGAAGTCCACTACCTACACCTTAAAGACAAGCACCCGTATAGTCCAGCTCTCCTAAAGTTCTACGACAAACGTCACTTCAAGTTCACAAATAGCAACTTCGCTAACATGCTGCTGCAAGTTCGCACGTAA